Proteins encoded in a region of the Anopheles aquasalis chromosome 2, idAnoAquaMG_Q_19, whole genome shotgun sequence genome:
- the LOC126570594 gene encoding uncharacterized protein LOC126570594: MSRSNFQRSQSKVWFGNEPSNSGFGSGPMMSGFRPYGPPPPTGYPFHMGTMVRTQYPSFHDLEEEDEELIEEHQHQQRPDQKSGGTANDWAEANRQGSPSSHKSQDSGFSDTETSPNTAGGHSKCSLSESQSPVDQPNTPKRSIDDEPFQRSPSLNSEVPTPPTVIRRPAAVRREEAEAQTEDKGGAVAHHNGRRLSYGGPTNEANENEQRSAEESSQSGATSPRSGGSISLKRGRVITKNSRVKRNLNEQLSNSSEEMISLDSSELTNLLNETIHNDGRPEQSNRQPEPTAAAAGSWTPKGILKTSGTRMPIDCDQDAFRREGKELPTYAQLYPAGTSTPIKHQSKLYRSLPLSPTHRTPNAASSPRVVPSRLGAPAGSAVESFYDEPDHTVSHSSSASEHALSYTIYDNPLLNGHMPAVQHWLDGLRFGCQNEVMSILQTKSIAVEAGRTMKMTSGVAVKILRHLQTKVTSLQGAFERVEKLFAAIKRYQTQQQSESDERDEDEREEDEKEIYQKVAPFVHGLASDIYEFVVKQKANDYFGRESSERDDRRKYVENSQSLLDMATDLRIAAANEESFDYYSVEEEIQIVKRYFLITVRLMFKSLVKVIVDTIENAKCDLILRSNLSYVAMLSNVDYGGLASLNDAFISNYTARALLLVCVESKFSSIRALALRALATVCSTTEAIRQLERADGLEILRDIMVTEQRKPARRQSQYQQPDQERSEPELREAVSVLTQITAPWHGEDHRLEGLKQHVHSIVEAITEIIEKTTCCQTLLLCAACLNNMTRIEPTAVYSLMSQDTVSKLKAATELRGPGASIFLYEQFTAMLYNMSANWKCHHHLANRTLVGFLVALFNRKFFEKPPNRTEAEAQRKTIKNILHVLSRLMSGGSLSASSSCELIESTIVPVFARIERTLDGGHEHYRDISYINRRLNESLSSRVHHQHDTSPTVDGGEGGAKDSSSSSRPTTPVLIDDVAAPTVANHRVTTGAPPHITRLTIQRDSNGAAVIMLDKNRQESYV; this comes from the exons ATGTCACGATCGAACTTTCAGCGCTCGCAGAGTAAAGTGTGGTTCGGCAATGAGCCATCGAACAGTGGCTTCGGCAGTGGACCGATGATGAGTGGATTTCGTCCGTATGGACCCCCACCACCGACCGGGTACCCGTTTCATATGGGCACCATGGTACGGACACAGTATCCCTCCTTTCACGAtctggaagaggaggacgaggagctgatcgaggagcaccagcaccagcaacgaccGGATCAGAAGAGCGGTGGTACCGCAAACGATTGGGCGGAAGCGAACCGACAGGGAAGTCCTTCGAGTCACAAAAGTCAG GACTCTGGATTCTCGGACACAGAAACGTCCCCGAACACGGCCGGTGGACACTCGAAATGTAGTCTCAGCGAATCGCAATCCCCGGTCGATCAGCCAAACACACCAAAGAGAAGCATCGACGATGAACCATTCCAGCGATCACCGTCTCTCAACAGCGAAGTACCGACGCCGCCGACCGTGATCCGACGACCGGCAGCGGTCCGGagagaggaagcagaagcacaaaCAGAAGACAAAGGTGGTGCAGTGGCTCACCACAATGGCCGCCGTCTATCGTACGGTGGACCAACgaatgaagcgaacgaaaatgagCAACGATCGGCCGAGGAATCTAGTCAATCCGGCGCGACCAGTCCTCGGAGCGGTGGCAGCATCTCGCTGAAGCGGGGCCGCGTCATTACCAAAAACAGTCGCGTCAAGCGCAACCTCAACGAGCAGCTGAGCAACTCGAGCGAAGAGATGATTTCGCTCGACAGCAGCGAACTGACGAATCTGCTCAACGAAACGATACACAACGATGGCCGGCCGGAACAGTCGAACCGGCAGCcagaaccaacagcagcagcagcgggttcGTGGACACCGAAGGGAATCCTGAAGACATCGGGCACTAGGATgccgatcgattgcgatcAGGATGCGTTCAGACGGGAAGGCAAAGAGCTACCGACCTACGCGCAGCTCTATCCTGCCGGAACATCGACACCGATCAAACATCAATCGAAACTGTACCGCTCGTTACCGCTCTCTCCGACGCATCGAACACCGAACGCGGCCAGCAGTCCACGGGTAGTACCGTCGAGACTCGGTGCCCCAGCCGGTAGTGCCGTTGAGAGCTTCTACGATGAACCGGATCACACCGTTTCCCACAGTTCGTCGGCCAGTGAGCATGCCCTCAGCTACACGATCTACGACAATCCACTGCTCAATGGCCACATGCCGGCCGTACAGCATTGGCTCGATGGTTTGCGGTTCGGATGCCAGAATGAGGTCATGTCGATACTGCAAACGAAATCGATCGCCGTCGAAGCCGGCCgaacgatgaagatgacgTCCGGAGTGGCGGTCAAGATACTGCGTCATCTGCAAACGAAAGTAACAAGCCTGCAGGGTGCGTTCGAACGGGTGGAGAAGCTGTTTGCGGCCATCAAGCGCTACCAGACGCAACAGCAGTCGGAGTCGGACGAACGGGATGAGGATGAGCgggaggaggacgagaaggagatCTACCAAAAGGTGGCCCCGTTCGTGCACGGGCTGGCCAGTGATATCTACGAGTTTGTGGTGaagcaaaaggcaaacgaTTACTTCGGCCGCGAGTCATCCGAGCGGGACGATCGACGGAAGTACGTAGAGAACAGCCAATCGCTGCTGGACATGGCGACAGATCTGCGGATAGCGGCGGCCAATGAGGAAAGCTTCGATTACTATTCCGTCGAGGAGGAGATACAGATCGTGAAGCGCTACTTTCTCATCACCGTGCGGTTGATGTTCAAGAGTCTGGTGAAGGTGATCGTCGATACGATCGAGAACGCGAAATGTGATCTGATTCTCCGCTCGAACCTCAGCTACGTGGCGATGCTCTCGAATGTGGATTATGGAGGGTTGGCTTCGTTGAACGATGCCTTCATCTCGAACTATACCGCCCGAGCGTTGTTACTGGTTTGCGTGGAATCGAAGTTCTCTTCGATCAGGGCCCTTGCGTTGCGTGCGCTGGCTACCGTTTGCTCAACGACGGAAGCGATCCGTCAGCTGGAGCGTGCCGATGGTTTGGAGATACTGAGGGACATTATGGTGACGGAGCAGCGGAAACCGGCAAGGAGACAGTCACAATACCAGCAACCGGATCAGGAACGGAGCGAACCCGAACTGCGGGAAGCCGTCTCGGTGTTGACGCAGATCACGGCCCCGTGGCATGGGGAGGATCATCGGCTGGAAGGATTGAAGCAGCATGTGCATTCGATCGTCGAAGCGATTACCG AGATAATCGAGAAGACGACCTGCTGTCAaacgttgctgctgtgtgccgCCTGCCTGAACAACATGACGCGCATCGAACCGACGGCGGTCTACTCGCTGATGTCCCAGGACACGGTGAGCAAATTGAAAGCGGCCACCGAACTCCGCGGCCCCGGTGCTTCCATCTTTCTCTAC GAGCAATTCACCGCGATGCTGTACAACATGTCGGCCAACTGGAAgtgccaccatcatctcgcCAACCGGACCCTGGTCGGCTTTCTGGTGGCACTGTTCAACCGGAAATTCTTCGAGAAACCTCCGAACCGCACGGAGGCGGAAGCACAGCGCAAAACGATCAAGAACATTCTGCACGTGCTGTCGCGGCTGATGAGTGGCGGTTCCCTGTCGGCCAGCTCGTCCTGCGAGCTCATCGAATCGACCATCGTGCCCGTGTTTGCGCGCATCGAACGTACGCTGGACGGTGGCCACGAGCACTACCGTGACATCTCGTACATCAACCGGCGGTTGAATGAAAGTCTCTCGTCTCgggtccaccaccaacacgacACCTCCCCGACGGTCGATGGAGGTGAAGGAGGTGCGAAAGAttcgtcttcctcttcgcgCCCGACAACGCCGGTCTTGATCGATGATGTGGCTGCGCCGACGGTGGCCAATCACAGGGTAACGACCGGTGCACCACCGCACATCACCCGGCTAACCATACAGCGTGACTCGAACGGTGCGGCGGTCATTATGCTGGATAAGAATCGACAGGAGAGTTATGTCTAG